The Pirellulales bacterium genome includes the window GGATCTGGTGGCCGCGACGGCTGGCTTCAGCGGCGCCGAGATCGAACAATTGATTGTGGCCGCTATGTACGAAGCGTTTGGCAGCGGCGCTCCGCTGCAAGACGAGCATCTGCTGACGCAGGCACGCGCTACAAAGCCGCTGGCAGTGCTGATGCGCGAGCGTATTGCCGAGCTGCGGGCGTGGGCCAACGGCCGATGTGTGCCGGCGGACTAGCGAGCGTCGGAACTGCGTCCGGAAGCAGACCGGATCATGCGCGAGCACGTTCCAGATGCATTGCCTGTAGATACCACAAATCGAGGATCGGCCCACCGCGCACACTAAGAACAATTGCAGGAAATCGTGTCGGAATCCTCAAGGGCCGAACGCGGACGACGACGTAGCCCGCTATTCCTACCAACCCATTCATCATTCAACATTTATCGTTCGTGATTCTCACCTTCGCCGGCTGGCCTTGACGTGCGATCGCACTAAGATTGAGGGGGCTCAGCGTTTCGGTTCCTCAGGTTCCCAGAGGGAGCAATCATGCGTGCGCTCGTCACTGGTGCGACCGGCTTCGTCGGCGGCAAATTGCTGGAGCAGATCGCCGAACCAGTTGTGTTGTCGCGCAATCCTCAGGCGGCGCGTGCCAAATGTCCCCGGGCTGAGGTCCATTATTGGGATCCTCTTGGTGGATTGCCTCCGGCCGACGCGTTTGCTGGTGTCGAGGCTGTTTTCCACCTGGCTGGCGAACCCGTCGGCGAAGGACGCTGGACGGCTCACAAGAAACGGCTGATTCATGATAGCCGCGTGACCGGCACTCGTAATCTCGTCCAGGCCATCGCCGGGCTTGAGCAGCGGCCTGGCGTGCTAGTTTGTGCGTCTGCCATCGGCTACTACGGTTCACGCGGTGACGAGGTACTCGACGAGTCGTCCTCGCCAGGGAGCGATTTTCTGGCGGACGTTTGCCGTCAGTGGGAGGCTGCTGCCCAAGAGGCTCACCAACATGGCCTGCGTGTCGCCTGCACGCGCTTCGGTATCGTGCTGGGGCAGGGGGGGGCCCTGGCCAAGATGCTGCTACCGTTCAAACTGGGCGCAGGGGGTCGATTAGGAAATGGCCATCAATGGATGTCTTGGATCCACGTCGACGATGTGGTGGGCCTGCTGCTGCACGCCGCAGCGCATGAGCTGCACGGGCCTATGAATACTGTTTCGCCAACGCCGGTGACAAATCGTGATTTCACGCGCGCGTTGGCCAAGGTCGTGCATCGCCCGGCGATTTTTCCCGTGCCTGCTATAGCGCTACGGCTGGCTGTGGGGGGCTTCTCCGAGGTTCTGCTCGGTTCACAACGAGTCGTGCCGCGGGCTGCCGAACGGGCCGGCTACACCTTCCGCTACACGTCGTTAACCGAGGCGCTCGAGGCAGCCGTTCATCCGCGCCCCATCTCGGCGGCCGGCGCGCCGGCCAGGGTACCTTGATGCGTGGGTTTGGCGTGCTCGGTAATCTCGCTGGTCATCTCGAACGGCAGCAATTCGTGCCGCGGCCGCGCAGCGAGATCTTCGCCTTCTTTGCCAATGCCGCAAATCTCGAGGCGCTCACTCCAGAATTCCTGCAGTTTCATATTCTAACGCCGTCGCCAATCGTGATGCGATCCGGCACATTGATCGATTATCAACTCAAGCTCTTCGGCATCCGCTTCCAATGGCGAACGTTGATCGAGTCGTTCGAGCCCGAGGCACGCTTCGTCGATATCCAGATCACTGGGCCATATCGCCGTTGGCATCACGTGCATGAGTTTAAAGAGGTGCCCGGCGGCACGTTGATCGTCGATCGAGTCGATTACGAGATGCCGCTGGGCTCGTTAGGCCATATCGCACATTGGCTCTCGGTGCGATGGTCGCTGAAACAGGTTTTCGACTATCGCGAAACCAAGATCCGCGAGCTGTTTGGAGATCGCGCGGCCGCGACGATCGCCTCGTAGGATAAGCTGTCGCGCGGGTTCCGCGTATCCGGCCATGCACCTTGCCGCAAGGCAAGTTATCATGGCGTCTATGAACAAAGCTTTCGTGCGCGAACCAGAAGATACGGGTCAACGGCATTGTCCGCGTTGCGGGTCGCTGGGCGCGCCAGCCACGGCCGATGCGGTGCGCGAACATCTCGAACCGACGGCACTGGCAAACCTTTCCGAGACGGCCTGGTTCTGTCCATTTGCGCGCTGCGAGGTGGCGTATTTTGACACGTTCGAGCGCGTCACTACTGTCGAGCAGTTGCGCTACCCGGTCTGGCCGAAGGACGCCGACGCACCCTTGTGCAGTTGCTTTGGTCTCACGCGAGACGACGTCGAACAGGACATTCGCGACGGGGGCGTAGTGCGGACCCGCGCGACGATCGACAAGGCGAAAACCGCTGAAGCCCGTTGCCACAGGCTTTCACCAGACGGCCATTCGTGCGTGGCTGAAGTCCAGCGCTATTACATGAAGTGCCGTCAGGCCGGTGGCAAGGCA containing:
- a CDS encoding TIGR01777 family oxidoreductase, translated to MRALVTGATGFVGGKLLEQIAEPVVLSRNPQAARAKCPRAEVHYWDPLGGLPPADAFAGVEAVFHLAGEPVGEGRWTAHKKRLIHDSRVTGTRNLVQAIAGLEQRPGVLVCASAIGYYGSRGDEVLDESSSPGSDFLADVCRQWEAAAQEAHQHGLRVACTRFGIVLGQGGALAKMLLPFKLGAGGRLGNGHQWMSWIHVDDVVGLLLHAAAHELHGPMNTVSPTPVTNRDFTRALAKVVHRPAIFPVPAIALRLAVGGFSEVLLGSQRVVPRAAERAGYTFRYTSLTEALEAAVHPRPISAAGAPARVP
- a CDS encoding SRPBCC family protein, with translation MRGFGVLGNLAGHLERQQFVPRPRSEIFAFFANAANLEALTPEFLQFHILTPSPIVMRSGTLIDYQLKLFGIRFQWRTLIESFEPEARFVDIQITGPYRRWHHVHEFKEVPGGTLIVDRVDYEMPLGSLGHIAHWLSVRWSLKQVFDYRETKIRELFGDRAAATIAS